The proteins below come from a single Miscanthus floridulus cultivar M001 chromosome 1, ASM1932011v1, whole genome shotgun sequence genomic window:
- the LOC136472040 gene encoding BTB/POZ domain-containing protein At1g30440-like yields the protein MASVKLGSKPDAFKRQGQAWFCTTGLPSDVTVEVGDMSFHLHKFPLLSKSAFLERSIEENSDQEECIIKLNDIPGGTKSFELVARFCYGVKIELSPANVVYLRCASEHLEMTEEVAEENLIAQSEMFLNQVVLRNWKDSLTALETCDDLLPHAEDLQIVKRCIESLASKATTDPNLFGWPIREHGMMQSPGGSVLWNGISTGARPRNFNSDWWYGDASSLSFPMYKRLISTMESRGIRPEIIAGSLTYYAKKYLPGLNRRHSHSMGTVAPTATLSEVEQKNLLEEIDRLLPVHKGVASTKVLLGLLRTAMILKASPTCISNLEKRIGMQLDQATLEDLLLPNFSYTMETLYNVECVHRILDHFLAMDQANGGESPCLDDVMASPSLAPITSVAKLIDGYLAEIAPDINLKPPKFQALASAIPEYARPLDDGLYRAIDIYLKAHSWLSEAEREQLCRLLDCQKLSLEACTHAAQNERLPLRVVVQVLFFEQLQLRTSIAGCLLVSDNLEGSRPLRSGIVTSGEVGGWVSAVRENQVLKVGMDNMRMRLAELEKECSSMRQEIEKLGGRAGKGSGGGWASLVVPRRLGLKVRSQMCRAQEGSVSEQQRNMSAKLDKLQAKVSKQKKQLAADA from the exons ATGGCGTCCGTCAAGCTCGGCTCCAAACCTGACGCCTTCAAGCGGCAAGGCCAGGCATG GTTCTGCACAACAGGACTTCCTAGCGATGTCACCGTTGAGGTTGGGGATATGTCTTTCCACCTTCACAAG TTCCCTTTACTTTCAAAAAGTGCCTTTCTCGAACGGTCGATTGAAGAAAATTCAGACCAAGAAGAATGCATCATCAAACTAAATGACATTCCTGGGGGTACCAAGTCATTTGAGCTAGTTGCAAGGTTCTGCTATGGTGTGAAAATAGAGCTTTCTCCTGCAAATGTTGTCTACTTACGATGTGCCTCAGAGCATCTAGAAATGACTGAAGAAGTAGCTGAGGAAAATCTGATTGCCCAGTCAGAAATGTTCCTCAACCAAGTGGTTCTCCGTAACTGGAAAGATTCCCTGACAGCATTGGAGACATGTGATGACCTACTCCCCCATGCTGAAGACCTCCAGATTGTGAAGAGATGTATCGAGTCGTTAGCATCAAAAGCTACTACTGATCCAAACCTCTTTGGATGGCCGATAAGGGAACATGGCATGATGCAAAGCCCAGGTGGCAGTGTACTGTGGAATGGGATCAGCACAGGTGCAAGGCCCAGAAACTTCAATTCAGACTGGTGGTATGGTGATGCTTCATCATTGAGTTTTCCCATGTACAAGAGGTTAATCTCGACCATGGAGTCTCGAGGCATCCGACCTGAAATAATTGCTGGTTCCTTGACCTACTATGCCAAGAAGTACCTTCCAGGACTCAATAGGCGTCATAGTCATAGCATGGGCACAGTGGCTCCTACGGCCACTCTATCTGAGGTTGAACAGAAAAACTTACTTGAGGAGATCGACAGGCTATTGCCCGTTCACAAGGGTGTAGCATCAACAAAAGTTCTGCTAGGACTCCTTCGCACAGCCATGATTCTGAAAGCCAGCCCCACGTGCATCTCTAACTTGGAGAAACGGATTGGCATGCAACTAGACCAGGCCACTTTGGAGGATCTACTGTTGCCAAATTTCTCCTACACAATGGAAACTCTGTACAATGTGGAGTGTGTGCACAGGATTCTTGATCATTTCTTGGCAATGGACCAGGCAAATGGCGGCGAGTCCCCATGCTTGGATGATGTTATGGCATCCCCATCGTTGGCACCGATCACAAGTGTTGCCAAGCTAATTGACGGCTATCTTGCAGAAATTGCACCAGATATCAATTTGAAGCCTCCTAAGTTCCAAGCTCTGGCATCTGCTATCCCTGAATATGCCCGGCCACTGGATGATGGACTTTATCGTGCCATTGATATATACTTGAAG GCTCATTCCTGGCTATCAGAAGCTGAAAGGGAGCAGCTCTGCCGGCTGTTGGACTGCCAGAAGCTCTCCCTGGAAGCATGCACTCACGCTGCCCAGAACGAGAGGCTGCCACTGCGCGTAGTAGTGCAAGTCCTCTTCTTCGAGCAGCTCCAGCTGAGAACCTCGATCGCAGGGTGCCTTCTGGTCTCCGACAACCTCGAAGGCTCCAGGCCTCTGCGGAGCGGCATCGTGACGTCTGGTGAGGTCGGGGGCTGGGTCTCGGCTGTCCGAGAGAACCAGGTCCTGAAGGTCGGCATGGACAACATGCGGATGCGGCTGGCCGAGCTGGAGAAGGAGTGCTCGAGCATGCGGCAGGAGATCGAGAAGCTGGGCGGCCGTGCGGGCAAGGGCAGCGGTGGCGGGTGGGCCTCCCTCGTCGTGCCCCGGCGGCTCGGCCTGAAGGTGAGGTCACAGATGTGCAGGGCCCAGGAGGGCTCCGTCAGTGAGCAGCAGAGGAACATGAGCGCCAAGCTCGACAAGCTGCAGGCCAAGGTGTCGAAGCAGAAGAAGCAGCTGGCCGCGGATGCCTGA